Below is a genomic region from Xiphophorus hellerii strain 12219 chromosome 1, Xiphophorus_hellerii-4.1, whole genome shotgun sequence.
CCCATCAGCAGGGCAAAATGCGGAACAAAGACGGCCATGAGCAGGGTAAAGACCACCAGACCTACTCTTAAGCCAAGACCCCAGGTTTTTAGCTGCCCACCGGGGCCGTAGCAGTCAGGAAAGAGGGCTCTGCCGCCGTCCTGGAACAGTGACTTCTCCAGGACTTCTACAGCTGCAAAGAACGGCAGAGGGTAGGACAGGAGCGCCTTAGCGACAAGAAAGAGGTTCACCACAGCCCGGATGGTCGAGGGCAGGTTATCTGTGATGACCTCTTTGGTGGCATCCGCCCAGGTCAGGTAGGCCACCAGGGCGAAGAGGCCCTTGAGGACGCAGGCTGCGATGTGGGTCCAGTCCATCATGCAGTGGAACTCGCTGGGCTTCTGCATGTTCCCCTCCAGGGAGGGCAGGAAGATCTGGGAGGTGTAGCTGAACACAATGATGCCGATGGAAATGGGGAACTTCTTCACGTCGATGTAGAACTTGACCTTCTCCCACGCCCACTCGCGTGCCCTGGACAGACAATAGGCGATCACGAGGACGTTGATGACGAAGTGCGCCAGCGTGCACAGGAGGCTGAACTTGGAGACGGCCTTGAGGTTCTTCAGGAACGCGCAGGGCAGCAGCGCGGCCGTGGCCAGCACCGACCAGGCCTTCTGGGAAACTGGGAAGCCGGGGAAGCTGTTGTACATCAGGTTGCCAGCTGACCACCACGTACAGGATGCACGTCATGACCAGCTCGATGATCTGCGCCACGTTCACCACGTGGCCGCCGAGTGCGGGGAAGCGGGGCGCGCAGCAGGCGTTGGCGATGTCCACGTACGAGTCTCTGACGCGCACCTTGATGCCGTCCTCGTTGTCCTCGTACAGGCACGCGATGAGGATTTTGCCCGTGTAGCAACACACCACTGCCGC
It encodes:
- the LOC116725222 gene encoding LOW QUALITY PROTEIN: vesicular inhibitory amino acid transporter-like (The sequence of the model RefSeq protein was modified relative to this genomic sequence to represent the inferred CDS: deleted 1 base in 1 codon), which encodes MAHLIRHKISNKLTNAAHTVSNKSQAKVSGVFARLGFQAATDEEGLGFAECDDLDYDYRQGMQMDVLRGEEEEGGDMEGEGDVEGDTRYQRDGTGPRQSTLKSGGSLEEDKPKITSWEAGWNVTNAIQGMFVLGLPYAILHGGYLGLFLIIFAAVVCCYTGKILIACLYEDNEDGIKVRVRDSYVDIANACCAPRFPALGGHVVNVAQIIELVMTCILYVVVSGNLMYNSFPGFPVSQKAWSVLATAALLPCAFLKNLKAVSKFSLLCTLAHFVINVLVIAYCLSRAREWAWEKVKFYIDVKKFPISIGIIVFSYTSQIFLPSLEGNMQKPSEFHCMMDWTHIAACVLKGLFALVAYLTWADATKEVITDNLPSTIRAVVNLFLVAKALLSYPLPFFAAVEVLEKSLFQDGGRALFPDCYGPGGQLKTWGLGLRVGLVVFTLLMAVFVPHFALLMGLTGSLTGAGLCFLLPSLFHLKLQWRNLLWHHVFFDVSIFVIGGICAISGFIHSIEGLIEAYKYDIHD